Sequence from the Candidatus Angelobacter sp. genome:
GGCGGCAACATCGCCACGAACGCCGGCGGTCCGCGATGCCTGAAATATGGTGTGACGCGCGATTACGTGCTCGGCGTCGAAGCAGTGCTGTCTGACTGCTCCGTCGTGCGTCTGGGCAGTCGCACGCACAAAAACAAAACAGGATTCGATCTTGCCCGCCTGTTTGTCGGATCGGAAGGGTTGTTGGGAATCGTGACCGAGGCAACGCTGAAACTGCTCCCGTTGCCGCCGTTTCGTGCATGTCTTGGCGTTGGATTCGCCTCCATGAGGAACGCCGCCCGGGCCATTCGAATGATTTTCGCCGCCGGCATTCTGCCGAGCGCGCTGGAGGTGGCGGACGCGTTCACGCTCGCAGCGGCGCGGAAACGAACGGGCAGCGGCCTTCTGTCAGGCTGCCGCGCTCACCTCATCGTCGAACTCGACGGCCAGAAACAGTCCGTCCGTTCCGAGTTGAGGCAGTTGGAACGAATCGTCCGGACCACGAGGCCGGTGTTCGTTCAGCGCGGCCTTGGTGCGCGGGAATGCGAGAGATTCTGGCAGCTGCGCCGCGAATTCTCCTATGCGCTGCGTGACACGGGATTGACCAAGCTCAACGAGGACATTGCCGTGCCCCGCGGTCGGCTTGAAGACCTGTTCCGCTTTGCGGAACGATTGCAAAAAAAGCATCGCCTCCCCGTGGCCTGCTTCGGCCACGCGGGCGACGGCAACATTCATGTCAACGTGATGCTCGACAAAATGCAGCCGGGCGCACTGCAACGAAGCGAGGCGGCGCTCGACGATTTGTTCAAACAGGTGCTCGCGTGGGGCGGAGTGATCACAGGTGAACACGGCATCGGGCTTGCCAAGAAACGCTGGTGGCCAGAAGCGGTGTCGAAGGAAGGCCGAGCGCTGCACCGCGCAATCAAACATGCCCTCGACCCCAGGGGGATCCTGAACCCGGGAAAGTTCGTTTAGCCCTGCCTCAGTCCGTGTTCTCGTTTCGGGAGGGGCGGCCGGGTTGGGCATTGTCCACGAGCACCACAAACTCGCCTTTCAAACCGCGTTTCTTTACAATCTCCAGAAGCTCCGCCGGTTTGCCGCGCAGAAACTCTTCGAATTTTTTCGTCAGCTCACGGGCGAGGACGATTTCGCGTGCGGCAAAGACCCCGGCCAGTTCGCGCAACAGCTTTTCGATCCGGTACGGGGATTCGTAAAACAGAAGTGTGCCTGAAACCGAGCTGAGGGACTCGATTTTGTTCCGCCGCTGACCGGATTTGTGCGGCAGAAAACCGATGAAGTGAAATTCGGTGGTTGGCAGACCGCTCGCGGTCAGCGCGCTGATCAATGCGCAGGCGCCGGGCACGGGTTCCACTCGATGGCCGGCGGCAAGCGCCGCTTTGACGACCCGTTCGCCGGGGTCGCTGATGCCCGGACTCCCGGCATCGGTGACCAGAGCGACCTTTTCGCCTCGGCTCAGTCTTTCGATGATCTCCTCGGCGCGCCTGGCTTCGTTGAACTGGAAGTAACTCAACAACGGTTGCGAGATCCCGAAATGACCCAGGAGTTGTCCGGTGTGGCGGGTGTCTTCGGCAGCGACGACGTCGCATTCCTTTAGCACACGCAATGCGCGCAGCGTGATGTCTTCGAGGTTGCCGATGGGTGTCGCCACCAGGTAGAGCGTTCCGGGCGTCAGCGGCGGCAGGGTCTTCCCGATGTTCACAGCACAAGCGTGGCGCAGGGGGTATCCTGCGAAGTGGATTCGACAAGGACATGATGCGCGCCGATCCTGAGGAGTGGTTCACTGATTGCGCGGTAAGCCAGTTCGGGGCGGTTGCAATCGCGACTGAGATGCCCGAGATACAGGTGGCGGAGTTCGGGCGAAACAATCTGAACCGCAACTTCGGCCGCGGCGGTGTTGGAGAGATGGCCGTGGCGGCTCAGAATGCGTTGCTTGATGCTCCACGGACGTTTCGTGTCCTCGTGCAACAGCTTCAGATCGTGGTTGGTTTCGAGCAGCAGGATGTTTGAGGCCCGGACGCGTTCGACAACAAGCTTCGTCGCGTGACCCAGGTCGGTCAGAAAACCAATATTCCCTCCGCTGGTCCGCAGTAGAAAACCGACGGGGTCGTGCGCGTCGTGGGGGACGGAGAAAGTATCAACGCTGACGTCGCCCACGTCGAATGTCGCGCCGGTCGCGAAAATACGGCAATCGAATTTTGCCTGGAACTCGCCTTCGACGGCTTCCTGGGTAAGCCGGTTGCAGTAGATGGGAATCTGCAGCTTCGCGCAGAGCATTCCCAGACCCTGGATGTGATCACTGTGCTCATGAGTGATCAGGATTCCGTGCAGAGATTCGGGAGTGCGGCCGATGGAGGCCAGGCGCTGGCGGATCTGGCGGCCACTGAAACCAGCGTCGATGAGCAGTCGTGTCTCATCGGTTTCCAGGTAAGCGCAATTGCCCGCCGAACCGCTGCCGAGAATGGTGAATCGCGCTGCCACGCGTCGACGTTAGGGGGGAGGAATTGTTGCGGCAACCCTTTTGCGTCGTTTGAGTCGACGCCCGAGAGCGCGCAGTTGGATTTGGGGATCTGGCTGGAATCGGGTTCTGGCACGGTTTCTGAAAAAGCAGACGCCATGCCGCAAAATGCTTGAGCTATCCGCGCGAGCCGTTATGATCTGGCCAATGGCCCAAGCCATGCATCTTTCACAACGGATGACCCTGTCGCAGGTGCTCGCACCGCAACTGCAGCAGTCCCTGGCGCTTTTGCAGGCCCCCACGCTCGAATTGAAGGCCATGGTGGAACAGGAACTTCAGCAGAATCCCGTGCTCGAAGAATCTGCGGAAACGGAAATGACGCAGGAGGAAAAGGAAAACCGAGAGGCCGAGGCCACCGTCACTGCCGTCGATCCGGCCGAACCTCCCGCCGACGTGACGTTCGACCCCGCGACCGAAAAGGCCAACAACGGGCCCGTGGACGATTTTCAGGCCGAATTCGAGCGGCTTACCCAGCTCGACCAGGAGTGGCGCGATCATTTTGCGCAAACCAACCTTCCGATGCGCCAGAGCCAGGAAGATGAGGAGAGACGACAGTTCATGTTTGATTCGCTCGTGGCCGGTACTTCGTTGCAGGAAAATCTGCTGGAACAGCTCCGGCT
This genomic interval carries:
- a CDS encoding MBL fold metallo-hydrolase, which produces MAARFTILGSGSAGNCAYLETDETRLLIDAGFSGRQIRQRLASIGRTPESLHGILITHEHSDHIQGLGMLCAKLQIPIYCNRLTQEAVEGEFQAKFDCRIFATGATFDVGDVSVDTFSVPHDAHDPVGFLLRTSGGNIGFLTDLGHATKLVVERVRASNILLLETNHDLKLLHEDTKRPWSIKQRILSRHGHLSNTAAAEVAVQIVSPELRHLYLGHLSRDCNRPELAYRAISEPLLRIGAHHVLVESTSQDTPCATLVL
- the rsmI gene encoding 16S rRNA (cytidine(1402)-2'-O)-methyltransferase, which translates into the protein MNIGKTLPPLTPGTLYLVATPIGNLEDITLRALRVLKECDVVAAEDTRHTGQLLGHFGISQPLLSYFQFNEARRAEEIIERLSRGEKVALVTDAGSPGISDPGERVVKAALAAGHRVEPVPGACALISALTASGLPTTEFHFIGFLPHKSGQRRNKIESLSSVSGTLLFYESPYRIEKLLRELAGVFAAREIVLARELTKKFEEFLRGKPAELLEIVKKRGLKGEFVVLVDNAQPGRPSRNENTD
- a CDS encoding FAD-linked oxidase C-terminal domain-containing protein, whose protein sequence is GGNIATNAGGPRCLKYGVTRDYVLGVEAVLSDCSVVRLGSRTHKNKTGFDLARLFVGSEGLLGIVTEATLKLLPLPPFRACLGVGFASMRNAARAIRMIFAAGILPSALEVADAFTLAAARKRTGSGLLSGCRAHLIVELDGQKQSVRSELRQLERIVRTTRPVFVQRGLGARECERFWQLRREFSYALRDTGLTKLNEDIAVPRGRLEDLFRFAERLQKKHRLPVACFGHAGDGNIHVNVMLDKMQPGALQRSEAALDDLFKQVLAWGGVITGEHGIGLAKKRWWPEAVSKEGRALHRAIKHALDPRGILNPGKFV